Proteins from one Neodiprion fabricii isolate iyNeoFabr1 chromosome 5, iyNeoFabr1.1, whole genome shotgun sequence genomic window:
- the LOC124182312 gene encoding uncharacterized protein LOC124182312 isoform X1, whose protein sequence is MPVELVPVTPLAHCAAREPLREPQPRKMNKLCRQVSIESPGLAGRDCVFSFDIPVPDVPANGARIRVVCAGACYRPRRSPSQTSLTSVSSTGSLLSQDVSQEGDLPVNLPHYGVRDAALFPGYEVAGTVESLGSEIKENCGYAVGDRVILYPYDGVPNGYAEYMVVHDLKYLIKIPDSMELSVAAMLPTGALLAMNTVFAAHEHVQALLAERGDNSVCKILIVGTGGLALWAMRIAAYHFSNMKNRVTITIASLKDDGLMMAKEFKRVNVVQWNEDLYEKQLIERTMDACQGLVDVVIDFGTTSRSLHRSLQCLGKGGVVFVIREVADRLLPKFSRRAEERQQSIKPVDPGSLQQLEELVQLVASGQIEPPPHTVYPAEEAFDVVQKLCHSEIQGRAILRFYPTD, encoded by the exons ATGCCTGTCGAACTTGTTCCCGTTACTCCATTGGCTCATTGCGCAGCTCGTGAACCGCTTAG gGAACCGCAACCTCGCAAGATGAATAAATTGTGCCGCCAAGTTTCGATTGAAAGTCCTGGACTAGCAGGGCGAGACTGCGTCTTCAGCTTTGACATCCCAGTTCCAGACGTTCCTGCGAATGGTGCTAGAATCAGGGTGGTTTGCGCAGGAGCGTGTTACCGGCCTCGCCGTTCTCCAAGCCAGACAAGTCTAACGTCTGTATCGAGCACTGGAAGCCTGCTATCGCAGGATGTTTCACAGGAGGGTGACTTACCAGTGAATCTACCTCACTACGGGGTCAGAGACGCAGCCCTTTTCCCTGGGTATGAAGTCGCTGGAACCGTGGAGTCCCTGGGTAGCGAGATAAAGGAAAACTGCGGTTACGCAGTCGGAGATAGAGTCATTCTTTACCCGTACGACGGTGTTCCCAACGGCTATGCAGAATATATGGTCGTCCACGACTTGAAGTATCTCATCAAAATACCTGATAGCATGGAACTCAGCGTCGCTGCTATGCTGCCCACCGGTGCTCTCCTGGCAATGAACACTGTCTTTGCCGCTCACGAACATGTCCAAGCTCTTCTCGCAGAGAGGGGAGACAACAGCGTCTGCAAGATCCTCATTGTTGGTACTGGCGGACTCGCCCTTTGGGCAATGAGAATCGCAGCTTATCACTTCAGCAATATGAAGAACAGAGTTACCATCACCATCGCCTCACTCAAGGATGACGGACTCATGATGGCTAAGGAATTCAAACG TGTGAACGTTGTTCAATGGAATGAAGATTTGTACGAGAAGCAGTTGATAGAACGGACGATGGATGCGTGTCAGGGTCTTGTTGACGTTGTAATAGACTTCGGAACTACATCACGAAGCCTTCACCGCAGCCTGCAATGTCTTGGGAAGGGCGGTGTAGTCTTCGTCATTCGAGAAGTGGCTGATCGTCTTTTGCCAAAGTTCAGCAGACGTGCAGAGGAAAGGCAGCAAAGCATCAAGCCAGTCGACCCTGGTTCCTTGCAACAGCTCGAAGAACTTGTACAGTTGGTGGCTTCGGGACAAATTGAACCTCCTCCACACACGGTTTACCCTGCTGAAGAAGCCTTCGATGTTGTACAGAAGCTGTGTCATTCCGAGATCCAGGGAAGGGCGATTCTCCGCTTTTATCCGACAGATTAA
- the LOC124182312 gene encoding uncharacterized protein LOC124182312 isoform X2, translated as MNKLCRQVSIESPGLAGRDCVFSFDIPVPDVPANGARIRVVCAGACYRPRRSPSQTSLTSVSSTGSLLSQDVSQEGDLPVNLPHYGVRDAALFPGYEVAGTVESLGSEIKENCGYAVGDRVILYPYDGVPNGYAEYMVVHDLKYLIKIPDSMELSVAAMLPTGALLAMNTVFAAHEHVQALLAERGDNSVCKILIVGTGGLALWAMRIAAYHFSNMKNRVTITIASLKDDGLMMAKEFKRVNVVQWNEDLYEKQLIERTMDACQGLVDVVIDFGTTSRSLHRSLQCLGKGGVVFVIREVADRLLPKFSRRAEERQQSIKPVDPGSLQQLEELVQLVASGQIEPPPHTVYPAEEAFDVVQKLCHSEIQGRAILRFYPTD; from the exons ATGAATAAATTGTGCCGCCAAGTTTCGATTGAAAGTCCTGGACTAGCAGGGCGAGACTGCGTCTTCAGCTTTGACATCCCAGTTCCAGACGTTCCTGCGAATGGTGCTAGAATCAGGGTGGTTTGCGCAGGAGCGTGTTACCGGCCTCGCCGTTCTCCAAGCCAGACAAGTCTAACGTCTGTATCGAGCACTGGAAGCCTGCTATCGCAGGATGTTTCACAGGAGGGTGACTTACCAGTGAATCTACCTCACTACGGGGTCAGAGACGCAGCCCTTTTCCCTGGGTATGAAGTCGCTGGAACCGTGGAGTCCCTGGGTAGCGAGATAAAGGAAAACTGCGGTTACGCAGTCGGAGATAGAGTCATTCTTTACCCGTACGACGGTGTTCCCAACGGCTATGCAGAATATATGGTCGTCCACGACTTGAAGTATCTCATCAAAATACCTGATAGCATGGAACTCAGCGTCGCTGCTATGCTGCCCACCGGTGCTCTCCTGGCAATGAACACTGTCTTTGCCGCTCACGAACATGTCCAAGCTCTTCTCGCAGAGAGGGGAGACAACAGCGTCTGCAAGATCCTCATTGTTGGTACTGGCGGACTCGCCCTTTGGGCAATGAGAATCGCAGCTTATCACTTCAGCAATATGAAGAACAGAGTTACCATCACCATCGCCTCACTCAAGGATGACGGACTCATGATGGCTAAGGAATTCAAACG TGTGAACGTTGTTCAATGGAATGAAGATTTGTACGAGAAGCAGTTGATAGAACGGACGATGGATGCGTGTCAGGGTCTTGTTGACGTTGTAATAGACTTCGGAACTACATCACGAAGCCTTCACCGCAGCCTGCAATGTCTTGGGAAGGGCGGTGTAGTCTTCGTCATTCGAGAAGTGGCTGATCGTCTTTTGCCAAAGTTCAGCAGACGTGCAGAGGAAAGGCAGCAAAGCATCAAGCCAGTCGACCCTGGTTCCTTGCAACAGCTCGAAGAACTTGTACAGTTGGTGGCTTCGGGACAAATTGAACCTCCTCCACACACGGTTTACCCTGCTGAAGAAGCCTTCGATGTTGTACAGAAGCTGTGTCATTCCGAGATCCAGGGAAGGGCGATTCTCCGCTTTTATCCGACAGATTAA
- the LOC124182292 gene encoding dynamin-binding protein-like, with protein MEPGTLTKVLQDFLTTVDGELSLLKGDYLLVLSVVDKIWCYGQSHNNTGKFPTNYLHKVDIPDIKDNENLYISIAAFRGEQPGDLSFSKGEIIFGANEVEPGWISGYTDSHSGIFPATHAWKLDTALIKKGVRKKIARRKAKVTANLEAQLDEELDLTKGTILTVTEILEDGWCRGETEDGRIGIFPQGFVEFLEGVSDESVDEQESVVAARLDPLLQKKFGNDSAMHYNEEPAPCYYELFPEFAPEDTNGDDNVKGKIDDYNVPVDNNLNPFGVDPYAITLYPFNAQFPNELSFTAGEVVRLIKHKDSEWAEGSIDNVKGIFPVSYVNIIVDCPHSVEPSTSKSVEDEEAEEEVEVVSKAGDSLVPGVVVKVEYKFEAQMDGDLSVNEGDFVTVVEMANSDWVSVKNEDGLVGLCPRGYLNANFDLQSEQGNSADESVVLRNEEATEELKFEDRFDSKRLSCPHRPAPPAPAPGRVPLQRQTTTVEGQEETVEDVEDSETESRVKAKQKKADHRQNVITELVITEKEYVRDLKMTYETFNLYNPSMLESRGIDVTTLFGNMLDVIKIAEDLLDKMLSAMKGCDEEYQTIGPCFSKMSDKLQMVYVKYCSNHEAALALLKKYENNSEIMAVFEKGIETLRHQIACFDMSSILIKPVQRILKYPLMLYELVKCTEDDHPDKPEIEEAWRAMTNVASYINEYKRRKDLVTKYFEGENTLMRKMAKLNMHSVAKKSTRLSAKLSASLGLTNIALDTDFDEYERQFKSVEKSTWQLARDVEQCIVYLGEESVSGQLISDLINQYYQGTSNNEVRKFNETRSVIWSNYLQELKSCLERRVSSPLNHLINLLQGPALLIEKRYDKLLDYDVAVSKNEKNRDNKIFQDELLRAKSNYEALNEQLLEELPTLINVSTKILVNCFGAFANSRKLLSGQVTKRYLALSETATQITAQDILESFLVSHNLLWNQITRFGFAGSNPRIEESQVAWNEQSERQRNLLRNKYPVDRLFVVKENVVSTSSLDMGAKRGTIVAVIKNQDPMGDSTRWFVDNGALKGFLPSQNLEVLHRTSSVNSTNGNRASISPDTMADFISLDSPEATRTESPDLICMDSPEKENKTSSMAERQSQFYQNLDDAVDDSQNDTTTGSTSVLQHYQNLNNVYYYALYNFDGGMKGTLVIKKGQALRLLRPCDEMKNDDWWLVQDRSGASGYVPKNYLGPPEAVI; from the exons atggaGCCGGGAACATTGACTAAGGTTCTGCAAGACTTTTTAACAACGGTTGACGGGGAACTGAGTTTGTTGAAAGGAGATTATCTATTG GTTCTTTCAGTCGTCGATAAGATTTGGTGCTACGGTCAGTCACATAACAACACTGGGAAATTTCCAACAAATTATTTGCACAAAGTTGACATACCGGATATAAAGgataacgaaaatttatacatatccATCGCTGCCTTCCGAGGAGAACAGCCTGGCgatctttcattttcaaaag gcgaaattatttttggagCAAACGAAGTGGAACCAGGTTGGATATCTGGATACACTGATTCACACAGTGGAATTTTTCCTGCCACTCATGCTTGGAAATTGGATACAGCTCTGATTAAG AAgggtgtgagaaaaaaaatagcacGACGAAAGGCTAAAGTGACGGCAAATCTGGAAGCCCAGCTAGACGAAGAGTTGGATCTAACTAAAGGCACTATACTAACAGTGACGGAAATCTTGGAGGACGGATGGTGTCGCGGTGAAACCGAAGATGGTAGAATCGGTATTTTTCCCCAAGGCTTTGTCGAGTTCTTAGAAGGTGTGAGCGACGAGTCAGTCGATGAACAGGAATCGGTGGTAGCCGCAAGACTCGATCCTCTgctccaaaaaaaatttggcaacgACTCAGCTATGCACTACAACGAGGAACCTGCGCCTTGCTATTACGAGCTATTTCCAGAGTTTGCCCCTGAGGATACAAACGGCGATGACAACgtgaaaggaaaaattgaTGACTATAACGTTCCTGTCGACAACAATCTCAATCCTTTTGGCGTTGATCCGTATGCAATAACACTATACCCATTCAACGCTCAGTTTCCGAACGAACTAAGCTTCACAGCTGGAGAAGTTGTGCGTTTGATAAAGCACAAAGATTCAGAATGGGCAGAGGGATCGATAGACAATGTGAAAGGCATCTTCCCTGTCTCCTATGTCAACATAATCGTGGACTGTCCGCATAGTGTGGAACCATCCACGTCGAAATCTGTGGAAGATGAAGAAGCAGAagaggaggtggaggtggtTTCTAAAGCAGGAGATTCGCTGGTACCTGGAGTCGTCGTTAAAGTAGAATACAAATTCGAGGCCCAGATGGACGGTGATTTGAGTGTTAACGAAGGTGATTTTGTCACGGTTGTAGAAATGGCGAATAGTGACTGGGTCAGTGTTAAAAATGAGGATGGACTTGTTGGTCTTTGCCCAAGGGGCTATTTGAACGCCAATTTCGATCTCCAAAGTGAGCAAGGAAACTCTGCAGACGAGAGTGTTGTGCTGAGAAATGAGGAGGCGACAGAAGAACTGAAATTTGAAGATCGTTTCGACAGCAAGAGACTCTCCTGTCCGCATAGACCTGCACCACCAGCTCCAGCGCCGGGCCGAGTCCCGCTACAACGACAAACTACGACTGTCGAGGGTCAAGAGGAAACTGTCGAGGACGTGGAGGATTCGGAAACGGAGAGTAGAGTTAAAGCCAAACAGAAGAAAGCCGATCATCGACAGAACGTCATAACTGAGCTGGTGATAACGGAAAAGGAGTACGTTAGAGATTTGAAGATGACTTACGAAACTTTTAATCTGTATAATCCGAGCATGCTCGAATCCCGGGGTATAGATGTGACTACTTTGTTCGGAAACATGCTGGACGTGATTAAAATCGCCGAGGATCTATTGGACAAGATGCTGTCGGCAATGAAAGGCTGCGACGAGGAATACCAGACCATTGGACCCtgcttttcaaaaatgtctgaTAAACTGCAGATGGTCTACGTCAAATACTGCAGCAATCACGAGGCTGCGTTGGCtctattgaaaaaa TACGAGAATAACTCCGAAATTATGGCAGTGTTTGAAAAGGGTATCGAAACATTGCGCCATCAGATAGCTTGCTTTGACATGAGTTCTATTCTGATAAAACCTGTgcaaagaatattaaaatatccTTTGATGCTGTACGAACTTGTGAAG TGCACAGAAGATGACCACCCTGATAAACCAGAAATAGAAGAAGCTTGGCGAGCTATGACGAACGTTGCGAGCTACATAAACGAATATAAACGTCGCAAAGACTTGGTGACAAAGTATTTCGAGGGTGAGAACACGTTGATGCGAAAAATGGCTAAATTGAACATGCACTCCGTGGCAAAGAAGTCAACCAGACTCAGTGCAAAGCTTTCTGCTTCGTTGGGACTGACAAACATAGCACTTGATACTGACTTTGATGAGTACGAAAGACAGTTTAAATCTGTTGAAAAATCAACCTGGCAATTGGCCAGGGATGTTGAGCAGTGCATTGTTTACTTAGGCGAAGAATCTGTCAGCGGTCAGTTAATATCGGATTTGATAAATCAGTATTACCAAGGAACTTCTAACAATGAGGTCAGGAAATTTAACGAAACTCGCTCTGTCATATGGTCAAATTATTTACAAGAGCTGAAATCTTGCCTGGAAAGAAGAGTCTCGAGTCCTCTCAACCACTTGATCAACTTACTCCAAGGCCCAGCGCTACTTATTGAAAAAAGATACGACAAACTCCTTGATTATGATGTCGCAGTTTCCAAGAACGAAAAGAACAGAGATAACAAGATT TTTCAGGACGAACTACTTCGCGCAAAAAGCAACTACGAGGCACTCAACGAACAATTGCTAGAGGAACTCCCGACCTTGATCAATGTATCAACTAAAATACTGGTGAATTGTTTCGGCGCCTTTGCCAACTCCAGAAAACTCCTTAGTGGACAAGTTACCAAACGTTATTTAGCATTATCAGAG ACGGCAACTCAAATAACGGCTCAGGATATTCTCGAGTCGTTTTTAGTAAGTCATAATTTACTCTGGAACCAAATAACTCGGTTTGGTTTTGCCGGCTCGAATCCCCGGATAGAGGAGAGCCAGGTGGCATGGAACGAACAAAGCGAGAGGCAAAGAAATCTCTTACGAAACAAATACCCTGTGGACAGACTGTTCGTAGTCAAAGAAAATGTGGTAAGCACATCTTCCTTGGACATGGGAGCGAAACGAGGCACCATAGTGGCTGTAATTAAGAATCAGGATCCAATGGGAGATTCGACAAGATGGTTTGTCGACAACGGAGCACTCAAAGGTTTTCTACCAAGCCAAAACTTAGAGGTACTGCACCGCACGTCAAGCGTCAACAGTACGAATGGAAATAGGGCATCGATAAGTCCAGACACAATGGCGGATTTCATATCCTTGGACTCGCCAGAAGCCACCCGTACAGAGTCACCGGACCTCATCTGCATGGACTCGCcagaaaaggaaaataaaacgtCTTCGATGGCGGAAAGGCAGTCGCAATTTTATCAAAACCTGGATGATGCTGTTGACGATTCTCAAAACGATACCACGACTGGTAGTACCAGTGTCCTGCAACATTaccaaaatttgaataacgtt TATTATTACGCGCTCTACAATTTTGACGGAGGAATGAAGGGCACattagtaataaaaaaaggCCAGGCATTAAGACTCTTGAGGCCttgtgatgaaatgaaaaacgatgaTTGGTGGTTGGTTCAAGATCGCTCTGGAGCTTCTGGCTATGTTCCTAAGAATTATCTAGGCCCTCCTGAAGCAGTGATATGA
- the LOC124182290 gene encoding plexin-A2-like has translation MLPRGTRALLALLVLSSSMRPSRSTSADIVHTFTDPDVERLNHLVVDKNTGRVFVGGVNCLYQLSPDLDLVVKEVTGPKNDSNDCSMIDCPAGVVKKLTDNVNKALVIDYTTTRLISCGSLFQGMCTVRNLHNISDVAQEVREAVVANNATASTVAFIAPGPPNPPVSQVMYVGVTYTANSPYRSEVPAVSSRSLDKERMLVIAETAVTTGTRMSVNSMVRERFPINYVHGFSSEGFSYFLTTQPKSTATGSEFISKLVRVCHDDQNYYSYTEIPIVCTNELRNYNLVQAAYAGKAGSDLAGHLGITAQDDVLFAVFSESNATTNRPSSMSALCVYSLKAIRRKFMSNIQHCFAGHGQRGLDFISPSHQCVLTKLQIIAEDFCGLDVNTPLGGQDPIIAVPVLAFEEHLTAVAATSTGDYTVVFVGTSDGHLKKVVVETATSAQKYGDLEVDPKSPVNSDLHFDSQLMHLYVMTQRKVSKVKVQECSVYKTCWDCLETKDPYCGWCSLENKCNLRSDCQDAATDPLYWISYKSGRCTTIASVTPNQLQRTTARTLDLVIENLPTLPGQFLCAFSALDKTLITNATRKSYGVNCTTPRTDLLPSIPQAEHHFTARLSVRMTSGPDLVATKFTFFDCNTYTSCTQCVSSSFPCDWCVDGHRCTHDTAENCRNDILVTGVSRIGPSYRSGPGFCPTINATDPKEILVSSGIKKNIRVKVHIIGQFIVQTRFVCQFNIEGRVTSVNAQLLADTIYCDSTEFSYTSRAPNITVPFAVIWGGSKPLDNPDNIHVVIYRCKDMADNCGMCLALAQKYGCGWCQSSDKCEVKEQCNNRGSGIWLNRNETCPNPKIQSFEPQLGPWEGGTNVTIRGINLGKTFADIYSGVSIAGLPCEPYPEFYVRTKQILCRVDGPSTPQERNGPVIVKIEDFRSISDVNFEFVDPVIESISPKYGPRSGGTVIRITGRYLNAGSKILAFIDNLPCSIINAEANETLCLTSASNTTRSGVLSMHFDSGFRQYNGVFEYVDDPTIESADSGVAGLVKIPKGIPAGGVKISVIGTNLGYVQNPEMYVYYHDKIFVSQCIAFNHTNMICNSPAVEVSADTKLDAEHPPMLEYGFLMDNVMGVQNLSAQGHKSFVLFPNPMYEVFEEEVKYDKCDYLIINGQDLNRACQESDVTVLVGNSFCNVTSLSRRQLTCQLPPPQPPVFDNTSLQNKLELPEVTVIVGGGVKYRIGKLSRV, from the exons ATGTTGCCACGAGGAACAAGGGCGTTGCTCGCCCTGCTGGTACTCTCGTCGTCGATGAGGCCGTCGAGGAGCACGTCCGCCGACATAGTGCACACGTTCACCGACCCCGACGTCGAGCGTCTGAACCACCTGGTGGTGGACAAGAACACGGGGCGAGTATTCGTGGGTGGTGTGAACTGTCTGTACCAACTGTCGCCGGACCTGGACTTGGTGGTGAAGGAGGTCACGGGACCGAAGAACGACTCGAACGACTGTTCGATGATCGACTGTCCCGCCGGCGTGGTCAAGAAGCTGACCGACAACGTGAACAAGGCTCTGGTCATCGACTACACGACCACGAGACTGATATCGTGCGGCAGTCTGTTCCAGGGGATGTGCACGGTCCGGAATCTCCACAACATATCGGACGTTGCTCAGGAGGTGCGGGAGGCCGTCGTCGCCAACAACGCGACCGCGTCGACGGTGGCCTTCATCGCACCGGGTCCCCCGAACCCGCCGGTCTCCCAGGTCATGTACGTCGGCGTGACTTACACGGCGAATTCGCCGTACAGGTCCGAAGTCCCAGCGGTTAGCTCGAGGTCGCTGGACAAGGAGCGGATGCTCGTGATCGCCGAGACGGCGGTGACGACCGGGACGAGAATGTCCGTCAACTCTATGGTCAGGGAACGGTTCCCCATAAACTACGTGCACGGTTTCAGCAGCGAGGGTTTCAGCTACTTCCTCACCACCCAGCCGAAGAGTACCGCCACCGGAAGCGAGTTCATATCCAAGCTGGTGCGCGTCTGTCACGACGATCAGAACTACTACTCGTACACCGAGATACCGATCGTCTGCACGAACGAGCTCAGGAACTACAACCTCGTCCAAGCAGCCTACGCCGGCAAGGCTGGATCCGACCTTGCCGGGCACCTCGGCATCACCGCTCAGGACGATGTACTCTTCGCCGTTTTCTCCGAGAGCAACGCCACCACCAACAGACCGTCCTCCATGTCCGCGCTCTGCGTCTACTCCCTAAAAGCCATCAGGAGAAAGTTCATGTCCAATATTCAACACTGCTTCGCCGGGCACGGGCAGCGGGGATTGGACTTCATATCGCCGAGTCATCAGTGCGTTCTTACG AAGCTGCAGATTATCGCCGAAGATTTTTGCGGTCTCGATGTCAACACGCCTCTAGGAGGTCAGGATCCTATCATTGCTGTACCGGTCCTCGCTTTCGAGGAGCATCTAACTGCCGTTGCTGCAACATCGACCGGTGATTACACCGTTGTCTTTGTCGGCACGAGCGATGGCCATCTCAAAAAA gTCGTCGTTGAGACTGCGACCTCGGCTCAGAAGTATGGTGATCTTGAAGTGGATCCGAAATCCCCGGTGAATTCGGACCTACATTTTGACTCTCAGCTAATGCATCTCTACGTAATGACCCAACGCAAGGTGTCCAAGGTCAAAGTTCAGGAATGCTCGGTATACAAGACGTGTTGGGATTGCTTGGAGACCAAGGATCCTTACTGTGGTTGGTGCTCGTTGGAGAACAAGTGCAATCTGAGAAGCGACTGTCAGGATGCAGCCACCGATCCCTTGTACTGGATTTCGTACAAGAGCGGTCGGTGCACTACCATAGCAAGCGTCACTCCGAATCAGCTGCAAAGAACGACTGCAAGGACCCTGGATCTTGTGATAGAGAACCTTCCGACTCTCCCGGGACAGTTTCTCTGCGCGTTCTCGGCCCTCGATAAAACCCTCATAACAAATGCTACTCGAAAATCGTACGGCGTTAATTGCACCACTCCAAGGACCGATCTGCTGCCGTCGATACCTCAAGCCGAGCACCACTTCACGGCCAGATTGTCCGTCCGAATGACCAGCGGACCCGACCTCGTTGCCACGAAGTTCACCTTCTTCGACTGTAACACGTACACCTCTTGTACCCAGTGCGTTTCGTCGAGCTTCCCCTGCGACTGGTGCGTCGATGGTCACAGATGCACGCACGATACTGCCGAGAATTGCCGCAATGACATATTGGTCACCGGAGTCAGC AGAATCGGCCCGAGTTATAGAAGTGGACCAGGTTTCTGTCCTACTATTAACGCCACGGATCCTAAAGAAATACTGGTCTCGTctggaataaagaaaaatattcgtgtCAAAGTGCATATCATTGGG CAATTCATCGTACAAACGAGGTTCGTCTGTCAGTTCAACATCGAAGGACGTGTAACCAGCGTTAACGCACAGCTTCTAGCAGACACAATATATTGCGATTCGACAGAATTTTCATACACGTCAAGGGCGCCTAACATCACGGTACCCTTCGCAGTGATATGGGGGGGCTCAAAACCTCTAGACAATCCTGACAACATTCACGTTGTTATATACCGTTGTAAGGACATGGCTGACAACTGTGGCATGTGTTTGGCTCTCGCTCAAAAGTACGGATGCGGGTGGTGTCAAAGCTCTGATAAGTGCGAGGTGAAAGAACAGTGCAATAATCGAGGTTCCGGCATTTGGCTAAACAGAAATGAAACCTGCCCAAACCCGAAGATTCAATCGTTCGAGCCGCAGCTTGGACCCTGGGAAGGAGGTACCAACGTAACTATACGAGGAATAAACTTGGGGAAAACATTCGCCGATATATACTCTGGGGTGTCGATTGCCGGACTTCCGTGCGAGCCTTACCCTGAATTTTACGTCAGGACGAAACAGATCTTATGCAGAGTTGACGGACCGAGTACTCCTCAGGAGCGAAATGGACCCGTGATAGTCAAGATAGAGGATTTTCGCAGCATCTCAGACGTCAACTTCGAATTCGTTGATCCTGTCATTGAGTCCATATCGCCTAAGTATGGCCCTCGCAGCGGCGGGACCGTAATCAGGATAACAGGACGTTACTTGAACGCCGGCAGCAAGATACTCGCCTTCATAGACAATCTACCTTGCTCCATAATAAACGCCGAGGCCAACGAAACCCTCTGTTTGACCAGCGCCAGCAATACTACCCGCAGCGGTGTGCTGAGCATGCATTTTGACAGCGGATTTAGGCAGTACAACGGCGTTTTCGAATACGTCGACGATCCTACGATAGAATCCGCCGACAGCGGCGTTGCGGGACTAGTTAAAATACCCAAGGGAATTCCCGCCGGCGGTGTAAAGATATCGGTAATCGGGACGAACCTTGGATACGTACAAAATCCTGAGATGTACGTTTACTACCACGACAAAATCTTTGTCTCTCAGTGCATTGCATTTAACCATACAAACATGATATGCAATTCACCCGCCGTCGAAGTATCCGCAGACACTAAGCTCGACGCTGAACATCCACCGATGCTGGAGTACGGATTCCTCATGGACAATGTCATGGGCGTACAGAATCTCTCCGCTCAAGG GCATAAAAGCTTTGTGCTTTTCCCAAATCCGATGTACGAAGTGTTCGAGGAGGAAGTGAAGTACGACAAATGCGACTACCTCATCATAAACGGTCAGGACTTGAACCGCGCGTGCCAGGAGTCTGACGTAACTGTTCTAGTCGGTAATTCGTTTTGCAACGTGACGTCTCTATCGAGACGACAGTTGACGTGTCAACTCCCCCCACCTCAGCCTCCAGTCTTTGATAACACGAGTCTTCAAAACAAGCTGGAACTTCCAGAGGTGACTGTAATCGTCGGAGGTGGAGTGAAGTATAGAATTGGGAAGCTGAGCAGAGTTTAA